A part of Diachasmimorpha longicaudata isolate KC_UGA_2023 chromosome 11, iyDiaLong2, whole genome shotgun sequence genomic DNA contains:
- the LOC135167594 gene encoding mucin-2, which yields MAIMLKCLPFVALVIYLIMSYLRLAAALPFDENSFDGSENIQNSKARHTIGIASNFFPNHDLLKRKPIRPSELPASPADLLRPDTFQFYTFDKSGEVITKQMTKKEIQSLIAAGGGHLPPMAVEIHEPQKAGEVPTGGTRVADVVQNVQNVLKGELNKPTPLISIIPKIPGHASSEWSSILPSILSGDRESIPLSSSEPSQPQYPENEKIPVYVGHPVYDEITEKPMIQVPVITVEEKLPIQNTSSSDQSSHEDESGHDGPVFQILNTISADMVKNSSSTFNDQITDASESIDRPHQIDTKPAIVQLMHNTSKIMTNPPTTQEPIDTTTQQVKHNVISIVSETHSTSIKHTGHDEMKIDQSQSQSETPITSTSETIVPKEAIDNDKLMTVDDKFEIIEPMRPVLLNNALKEPEIWLPTTDSLPVTEIALASEKEDSYTTESIATTAAGDELENITIPARDVEENPSDASSLTSNTTELPLLKNNTEKKSPVTQHDSTISDLETGSISITTASTLMASTDISPETALSISIQAIESEKVTEINHHGSLTTKEATERTNDVTAELEIESTSKIPETLTYSPPQETPLLIELEDSLSSMISQISEAIIEPSLPFRNNSTNTNSSSPSSTSQDVKNQGIVSSTVPSLSPSIREPSIPNPLLPIFTNTTPSNKMNVTLYDSNTVKVSKLRPSVSTEATETPIVRIDIMAPVETTASPNVNDSMISVEESPVVRIQLTDPVTTVNQIIESLVPERHAAAPELVNLTLPARGSITVNNISSSLIAGFSNNEKSSENLSLIINKVDIVDGEKKEDVQVKLEETTVEAMTTEEWQSTAGYNKTIAMMQQINFDELPMVHSHKIAPVLYKNKTKVESTTLDQPKTPAIKLNNQVSKTDVNFMATSTEVPVSSQANLETTEDDRKNVTDRERTEAQEIAASKTEDNLNLSSISTLIPSQIQLEDLPIVHHRYNKPAVKPMPSISNNVTQKIYTKDEEVAQKLTPFPSLNVYENDPYKKLGETVAPSPPLPPTTEISQTNKTLKIKDQKKDSSMEIMEKLPLIPINHISQSDKKLPKTTPSPLTPPVKKHENYQNSEKWTLIPQKSPSTAVNPKIQAKRPIDEPITAPPIPETTTEPKQKPTDRIPLTHLKTDEALDLSVKALEPDVSYFVNLCNDLAFSFWTATNEGLSSGRSLAVSPFGMTSMLAMVFLGARGPTSEKMNNLLKLDDVASFNPHLIFQNVTDSVGLARKQGIANAAFVRELFADRVKIRKLLPFYKEQAQQFYDGVVAEVNFATISDLVRRRTNLMVRKQTGGRIKDFVRSNTIPLISPLAALSANVFQTDCNSKDASSDGRDGELYFAVSPAVRQRKLVPVPSTVWRAGILAGYEPNLDATAIALGGPHKLVSMIFVIPGQQGFTAPGDNVELLEERLIRGATHDGVWNKLLKVVIPRPGLELQVPKFSHRSVINATAALKKMGLQDLFDKHADLKGINGVGIDLHLTDVLQMNLFSTCGDENIQSGRHHVEVYPSGTQRNARLFALEPKTYQSKVSEPSSSIQREDIDKPRLKLDRPFLYFVRHNPTGLILHMGRFNPRLLP from the exons AGCAAATGACCAAAAAAGAAATTCAGAGTTTAATAGCAGCTGGAGGAGGCCACCTTCCCCCAATGGCAGTGGAAATTCACGAGCCCCAAAAAGCGGGTGAGGTACCAACAGGTGGAACAAGAGTTGCAGATGTAGTACAAAACGTCCAGAATGTCCTGAAAGGTGAATTGAACAAGCCAACACCTCTGATCTCCATAATACCAAAGATTCCTGGCCACGCAAGTTCCGAATGGAGCAGCATTCTTCCCTCAATACTTTCCGGTGACAGGGAGTCCATTCCTCTAAGCTCATCAGAGCCATCACAACCCCAATACccggagaatgaaaaaataccggTGTATGTGGGTCACCCCGTGTATGACGAAATAACGGAAAAACCGATGATCCAAGTACCAGTTATAACAGTAGAAGAGAAATTACCAATTCAAAACACTTCGAGTAGTGATCAGAGTAGTCACGAGGACGAGAGTGGACATGATGGGCCAGTATTTCAAATACTGAATACCATATCTGCGGATATGGTGAAAAATTCTAGCAGCACCTTTAATGATCAGATAACGGATGCTAGTGAATCCATTGACCGACCGCACCAGATCGACACGAAACCCGCCATTGTACAACTCATGCACAACACTTCCAAAATAATGACAAATCCTCCAACAACTCAGGAGCCCATTGATACTACGACTCAACAGGTTAAGCACAATGTTATCAGTATTGTTTCTGAAACTCATTCGACATCAATAAAACACACTGGACACGATGAGATGAAGATAGATCAGTCTCAATCACAATCTGAAACACCTATTACTTCAACTTCTGAGACAATTGTGCCAAAGGAAGCGATTGATAATGATAAGCTAATGACTGTTgatgataaatttgaaattattgagcCAATGAGACCAGTGTTATTGAATAACGCCTTGAAGGAACCTGAGATATGGCTACCAACGACCGACTCTCTTCCAGTCACTGAAATCGCTTTAGCCTCTGAGAAGGAAGATTCCTACACTACAGAATCTATAGCAACAACTGCTGCAGGCGATGAATTGGAAAATATCACCATCCCAGCGAGAGATGTTGAAGAAAACCCTTCGGATGCATCATCGCTTACTAGCAACACTACCGAACTAcctttattgaaaaataacactgaaaaaaaatctccagtgACTCAGCATGACTCAACAATTTCAGATTTAGAAACTGGTTCGATATCGATAACAACGGCTTCAACATTGATGGCCAGTACTGACATATCGCCAGAAACAGCTCTTTCAATCTCTATTCAAGCGATTGAATCTGAAAAAGTCACTGAAATCAACCACCATGGATCATTAACTACAAAAGAAGCTACTGAAAGAACAAATGATGTGACAGCCGAACTTGAGATAGAAAGCACTTCGAAAATCCCTGAAACCTTGACATATTCACCACCGCAGGAAACACCATTGTTAATTGAGTTAGAAGACTCGTTATCAAGTATGATTTCTCAAATATCTGAAGCTATAATCGAGCCCTCATTACCCTTCAGAAACAATTCAACAAACACCAACTCTAGCAGTCCATCATCGACCTCTCAAGATGTGAAAAATCAGGGGATAGTTTCCAGCACCGTCCCTTCATTATCACCGTCAATTCGAGAGCCATCAATTCCTAACCCACTCCTACCAATATTCACAAATACAACTCCCTCTAATAAGATGAATGTCACATTATATGATAGCAATACCGTAAAGGTTTCGAAACTGAGGCCATCAGTATCAACAGAAGCCACAGAAACCCCAATCGTTAGAATCGACATAATGGCACCGGTTGAGACGACAGCTTCTCCAAATGTGAATGATTCAATGATATCCGTGGAAGAGTCTCCAGTGGTAAGAATTCAATTGACAGATCCAGTTACGACAGTCAATCAAATAATTGAGTCTCTGGTACCTGAAAGACATGCAGCCGCTCCAGAACTTGTAAATTTAACCCTTCCTGCGAGAGGAAGTATCACAGTGAATAATATCTCTAGTAGCTTAATTGCTGGCTTctcaaacaatgaaaaatcgagTGAAAATCTTTcgttaattatcaataaagTTGATATCGTTGATGGAGAGAAGAAAGAAGATGTTCAAGTGAAACTTGAAGAAACAACTGTTGAAGCAATGACCACTGAGGAATGGCAATCGACCGCGGGTTACAATAAAACAATAGCAATGATGCAACAGATTAATTTCGATGAACTTCCAATGGTTCACAGTCACAAGATAGCCCCTGTGctttacaaaaataaaacaaaagttGAGTCTACAACACTTGACCAACCAAAGACTCCGgcaattaaattaaacaatCAAGTATCAAAAACAGATGTAAATTTCATGGCAACATCAACAGAGGTACCTGTATCATCACAAGCTAATTTAGAAACAACAGAAGATGATAGAAAAAATGTAACTGATCGTGAGAGAACAGAGGCCCAAGAAATTGCAGCAAGTAAAACAGAAGATAATTTAAATCTCTCATCGATATCTACATTAATCCCCTCGCAGATTCAATTGGAGGATCTTCCCATTGTTCATCACAGATATAACAAACCTGCAGTAAAACCAATGCCTTCGATAAGCAATAATGTaacacaaaaaatatatacgaaAGATGAAGAAGTTGCTCAGAAGTTAACACCCTTTCCATCACTGAATGTTTACGAAAACGATCCTTACAAAAAGCTAGGAGAAACAGTAGCACCctctcctcctcttcctccaaCAACCGAAATCTCTCAAACCAACAAAACCTTGAAGATAAAGGATCAGAAGAAGGATTCAAGTATGGAAATAATGGAGAAGCTCCCTCTGATCCCTATAAATCATATATCCCAATCGGATAAGAAACTGCCGAAGACAACCCCATCTCCACTAACTCCACCAGTCAAGAAACATGAAAACTATCAGAATTCTGAAAAATGGACATTGATCCCCCAAAAATCACCCTCAACAGCAGTAAATCCAAAGATCCAAGCAAAACGGCCAATTGACGAGCCGATCACAGCCCCTCCTATCCCTGAAACAACCACCGAACCAAAGCAAAAACCGACTGATCGAATTCCCCTGACGCATTTAAAAACCGATGAGGCTTTAGACTTAAGCGTGAAGGCTCTAGAACCAGACGTCTCTTACTTCGTAAACCTCTGCAACGATCTTGCCTTCTCCTTCTGGACAGCGACTAATGAGGGCTTAAGTTCAGGAAGATCGTTAGCAGTGTCTCCATTTGGAATGACAAGCATGCTAGCCATGGTATTTCTCGGTGCCAGAGGTCCAACATCcgagaaaatgaataatttgctGAAACTAGATGATGTTGCATCCTTCAATCCTCATTTGATTTTCCAAAATGTAACGGATTCCGTGGGATTGGCTCGCAAGCAGGGAATAGCAAATGCAGCTTTTGTACGAGAACTATTCGCGGACAGGGTAAAAATTCGAAAGTTATTGCCTTTTTATAAAGAACAAGCGCAGCAGTTTTACGATGGAGTTGTTGCCGAAGTGAATTTTGCGACAATCAGTGATTTAGTTAGAAGAAGGACTAATTTAATGGTGAGAAAACAAACTGGAGGGAGAATAAAGGATTTCGTTCGATCAAATACCATTCCCCTGATCTCGCCATTAGCCGCTTTATCGGCCAATGTCTTTCAAACAGACTGCAACTCCAAGGACGCGAGTTCAGATGGTAGAGACGGAGAACTCTATTTTGCAGTATCACCAGCTGTACGACAAAGAAAACTAGTACCAGTGCCATCGACCGTTTGGAGAGCAGGAATACTAGCTGGTTATGAGCCCAATCTCGATGCCACGGCTATTGCTTTAGGCGGTCCACACAAATTAGTTTCCATGATTTTTGTTATTCCTGGACAACAAGGATTCACCGCACCTGGGGATAATGTAGAACTCCTGGAAGAGAGACTTATCCGGGGCGCGACTCACGATGGAGTTTGGAACAAATTGCTCAAGGTGGTTATTCCACGACCTGGCCTAGAACTTCAAGTACCGAAATTCAGTCACAGGAGTGTCATAAATGCTACTGCAGCATTGAAGAAAATGGGACTGCAAGATTTGTTCGATAAACATGCAGATCTCAAGGGAATCAATGGAGTTGGTATTGATTTACATTTGACGGATGTTCTGCAG ATGAATCTATTCAGTACCTGTGGAGATGAGAATATTCAAAGCGGTAGGCATCACGTAGAAGTTTACCCATCGGGTACACAGAGAAATGCCCGGCTATTTGCATTAGAACCCAAGACATATCAATCAAAAGTTTCAGAGCCATCCTCCTCAATACAGAGAGAAGACATCGATAAGCCAAGACTAAAATTAGATAGACCATTTTTGTACTTCGTTCGTCACAATCCCACCGGTTTGATTCTCCATATGGGACGCTTCAACCCCAGACTTTTACCATAA